A part of Blastopirellula marina genomic DNA contains:
- a CDS encoding RNA polymerase sigma factor, which produces MNRHDEFENAISAHWADIVRLGILMFADETEAEEVAQQTFFKAYTAWDSFEGRASVRTWLFRIAVNVCRRNLTTRKRFQGERLEHQIELAHPETDPREIQMQEKVRQALEQVAPPHRLILTLFCIEGMKHQEIAKIFDVPEGTVWSRLHKAKQELKKAFHTIED; this is translated from the coding sequence ATGAACAGGCATGATGAGTTCGAAAACGCGATAAGTGCCCATTGGGCGGACATTGTTCGCCTCGGCATTCTGATGTTTGCGGACGAGACCGAAGCTGAGGAAGTCGCCCAGCAGACGTTCTTCAAAGCTTATACCGCGTGGGACTCGTTCGAGGGACGTGCAAGCGTCCGAACGTGGCTATTTCGGATCGCCGTCAATGTCTGCCGTAGGAATCTCACAACTCGCAAACGTTTTCAAGGCGAACGACTCGAACATCAAATCGAGTTAGCCCACCCCGAGACTGACCCGCGTGAAATTCAAATGCAAGAGAAAGTCAGGCAGGCCTTAGAGCAAGTGGCGCCGCCTCATCGCTTGATCCTAACGCTGTTCTGTATCGAGGGGATGAAACATCAGGAGATCGCCAAGATCTTTGATGTGCCCGAAGGAACGGTCTGGTCGCGGTTGCACAAGGCCAAGCAAGAACTGAAAAAAGCATTCCACACAATTGAGGATTGA
- a CDS encoding peroxiredoxin family protein: MLRSRFYQAFVWPLLLLCASLVAAEQAEDPGRDGDEPASEIDKILEGHSAHGEVFNEGPRQKAYLMGGTGQVRFPISSKDPVVQKFFDQGLGQLYGFWYLEAERSFRHAASLDPDCAMTYWGAAMANRQNTDRAKGFIQEAVERRDNADQREKMYIDALDAYVKFDSKEKEKRNDAFTKSLENILLKYPDDLEAKALLALHLWESKSSSTSYIAANALLQDIFEVEPMHSAHHFRIHLWDRREPEMALGSAARCGQSSPSIAHMWHMPGHIYSRLHRYQDAVWQQEASARVDHAHMIHDQVMPDEIHNFAHNNEWLIRNLIHVGRVHDAVDLAKNMIELPRHPRYNTLAKNGSTSHGRRRLFQVLRTYELWEDLIDLADSSYLEPTDDENEQIKRLRYLGLAYFQKGNQEAGNAQIAELERRLETLKTEAETESSSEEAESEEAKKSATKAHKERQSKIEKLEKTINVLKGHKAIANQAFEEGYELIKGDGDVDPIYLAKVQWQAGHQDEAIKALRKNINSHKNEVQPLAVLAEILWLSDKKDECKTVLEDLRQISAQSDLDVPLFARLTPIAKELGYEEDWRVQYVAADDVGDRPPLDSLGPFRWHPSDAPEWQLTDAAGIPHSSAEFKGKPHVVIFYLGSGCLHCAEQLQAFAPRMADFQEAGLEMIAISTDDPKKLKESIDNYGEAALPIPLVSDEPLNVFKEFRVYDDFENQPLHGTFVIDGDGKIRWQDISYEPFMDPDFVLSEAKRLLSQDTSSDAD; this comes from the coding sequence ATGCTACGTTCTCGCTTCTATCAGGCTTTTGTTTGGCCTTTGCTGCTTCTTTGTGCTTCTCTTGTGGCTGCGGAGCAAGCGGAGGATCCGGGCAGGGATGGAGACGAGCCAGCGAGCGAAATCGATAAGATCCTGGAGGGGCACTCGGCCCATGGGGAAGTGTTCAACGAGGGACCTCGCCAGAAGGCGTATCTCATGGGTGGAACGGGTCAGGTCCGGTTTCCGATTAGTTCCAAAGACCCTGTCGTGCAGAAGTTCTTCGACCAAGGCCTGGGCCAGTTGTATGGGTTCTGGTATCTCGAAGCGGAACGCTCCTTTCGCCATGCGGCATCGCTCGATCCTGACTGCGCCATGACTTACTGGGGAGCCGCGATGGCCAACCGCCAAAACACCGATCGTGCGAAAGGCTTCATCCAAGAAGCAGTCGAGCGCCGCGACAACGCCGACCAGCGAGAGAAGATGTACATCGACGCCCTGGACGCCTATGTCAAATTCGATAGCAAAGAAAAGGAAAAGCGAAACGACGCGTTTACCAAATCGCTGGAAAACATTCTGTTGAAGTATCCCGACGACCTGGAAGCGAAGGCCTTGTTGGCATTGCACCTCTGGGAATCGAAGTCGTCGAGCACGAGTTATATTGCCGCTAACGCTTTGCTACAGGACATATTTGAAGTCGAGCCGATGCACTCCGCGCATCACTTCCGCATCCACCTCTGGGACAGACGAGAACCGGAAATGGCCCTCGGCTCCGCGGCTCGTTGCGGTCAGTCGTCGCCTAGCATCGCGCACATGTGGCACATGCCTGGTCATATCTATTCCCGATTGCATCGCTATCAAGATGCCGTTTGGCAGCAAGAAGCTTCGGCGCGGGTCGACCATGCCCACATGATCCACGACCAAGTGATGCCGGATGAGATTCATAACTTTGCCCATAACAACGAGTGGCTCATTCGCAACCTGATTCACGTTGGCCGGGTTCATGATGCGGTCGATTTGGCCAAGAACATGATCGAACTTCCGCGCCATCCCCGCTACAACACGCTTGCCAAGAACGGAAGCACTTCGCACGGACGACGTCGCTTGTTCCAGGTTCTGCGCACCTACGAACTGTGGGAGGACTTGATTGACCTGGCAGATTCCTCCTACCTGGAACCGACGGACGACGAGAACGAGCAGATCAAACGTCTGCGTTACCTCGGCTTGGCGTACTTTCAAAAAGGAAACCAGGAAGCAGGTAACGCTCAAATCGCCGAACTCGAGCGTCGCTTAGAAACGCTCAAGACCGAAGCCGAAACGGAAAGTTCAAGCGAAGAAGCGGAATCCGAAGAAGCAAAGAAATCGGCAACGAAAGCCCATAAGGAACGTCAATCAAAAATCGAAAAGCTGGAAAAGACGATCAACGTTCTGAAAGGGCACAAAGCGATCGCGAATCAAGCGTTCGAGGAGGGGTATGAACTTATTAAGGGGGACGGCGACGTCGATCCGATTTACCTCGCCAAGGTTCAATGGCAAGCCGGACATCAGGACGAGGCGATCAAAGCGTTGCGGAAGAATATCAATTCGCATAAGAACGAAGTCCAGCCGCTTGCCGTGCTCGCCGAAATCTTGTGGTTGTCAGATAAAAAGGATGAATGCAAGACGGTGCTGGAAGACCTGCGTCAGATCTCCGCCCAGAGCGATCTCGATGTTCCCCTCTTTGCTCGGCTGACTCCCATTGCGAAGGAACTCGGCTATGAGGAGGATTGGCGAGTGCAATACGTTGCTGCAGACGACGTCGGAGATCGTCCGCCGCTTGACTCGCTTGGCCCATTCCGCTGGCATCCTTCCGACGCCCCCGAGTGGCAGCTAACTGATGCGGCAGGCATTCCCCATTCATCCGCCGAATTCAAGGGCAAGCCTCACGTCGTCATTTTCTATCTTGGTTCGGGATGTCTGCACTGCGCCGAGCAATTGCAAGCATTTGCCCCGCGCATGGCGGATTTCCAGGAAGCCGGTCTTGAGATGATCGCGATCAGCACCGACGATCCGAAGAAACTAAAAGAATCAATCGACAATTATGGTGAAGCCGCACTCCCCATTCCCCTGGTTTCGGACGAACCGCTGAACGTATTCAAAGAGTTTCGGGTTTACGACGACTTTGAAAACCAGCCTCTGCATGGAACCTTCGTCATTGATGGCGATGGGAAGATTCGTTGGCAGGACATCAGCTACGAGCCGTTTATGGACCCCGATTTCGTGCTGTCGGAAGCCAAGAGACTCTTGTCGCAAGATACCAGTTCAGACGCAGATTAA
- a CDS encoding YciI family protein encodes MKYLISFPSAAMVAPEDEMEAVGRDSHAVIREAKEAGVYVFGGGIDEAVPPVLVSADGSIAEGGYPWAPPLNGGFAVLEIPTREEAVAWAARLAKACRCDQELRVFGFDPES; translated from the coding sequence GTGAAGTACTTGATTTCGTTCCCGAGTGCCGCGATGGTTGCGCCGGAAGATGAGATGGAGGCGGTCGGGCGGGACTCGCATGCGGTGATCCGCGAGGCGAAGGAAGCTGGCGTCTATGTGTTTGGCGGTGGCATAGATGAAGCGGTGCCGCCTGTTCTTGTTTCTGCCGATGGCTCGATCGCTGAGGGAGGCTACCCCTGGGCCCCGCCCCTCAATGGTGGATTCGCCGTGCTGGAGATTCCTACCCGAGAAGAAGCGGTCGCCTGGGCTGCCCGGCTGGCCAAAGCGTGTCGCTGCGATCAAGAGCTACGCGTGTTTGGTTTTGATCCGGAGTCTTAA
- a CDS encoding GGDEF domain-containing response regulator, producing the protein MHELQKIVIIEDDNVAAKVLEDYLLAGSSGRYTMYRVRTLQDACQLLCDESIDVIILDLGLPDSKGLSSIQTLRVASPHSAIVVMTAHDDDEDACQAIQYGAQAYVAKQERVGRRISTVVRHAFIRQQRQLVVEAQAHTDPLTGIANRRAFDAEIERCIANFVRHNVPFSLLLFDIDRFKSINDQWGHLVGDQALMNVAKTLQRQTRCTDLVTRFGGEEFAVVAATTELIEAFSLASRIRRAIDLLFQEATDEQPRLTVSGGVAGYMSSDNVLTVMERADTALYQAKQRGRNQCAVHLDNWIVSDQDEAAFDWLSQSVKPPQFQSTIS; encoded by the coding sequence GTGCACGAGTTGCAAAAGATTGTGATCATCGAAGATGACAACGTGGCGGCAAAAGTTCTGGAAGACTATTTGCTGGCAGGAAGCAGCGGCCGTTATACGATGTATCGTGTTCGCACCCTTCAAGATGCCTGTCAACTGTTATGTGACGAATCGATCGACGTAATCATCCTCGACCTCGGATTGCCCGATAGCAAGGGGTTATCCTCGATTCAAACATTACGGGTCGCTTCGCCTCATTCGGCAATTGTCGTCATGACGGCACACGACGATGACGAAGACGCTTGTCAGGCGATTCAATACGGCGCTCAAGCTTACGTGGCGAAACAGGAACGCGTCGGTCGTCGCATCTCGACGGTTGTCCGCCATGCGTTCATTCGTCAGCAAAGACAACTCGTCGTCGAGGCACAAGCGCACACCGATCCGCTCACCGGAATCGCGAATCGCCGCGCGTTCGATGCGGAGATCGAACGCTGCATCGCTAACTTCGTTCGCCACAACGTCCCGTTCAGTCTGCTGCTGTTCGATATCGATCGGTTTAAATCGATCAACGATCAGTGGGGGCATCTGGTCGGTGATCAGGCACTGATGAATGTAGCCAAGACGTTGCAGCGGCAAACACGCTGCACCGATTTAGTGACTCGCTTCGGCGGGGAGGAATTCGCCGTGGTCGCTGCGACAACGGAATTGATCGAAGCGTTCTCGCTTGCTTCACGAATTCGTCGCGCGATTGACTTGCTCTTCCAAGAGGCGACGGACGAACAACCGCGTTTAACGGTCAGTGGTGGCGTTGCTGGTTACATGTCGTCCGACAATGTGCTTACCGTGATGGAACGTGCGGATACAGCGCTGTACCAGGCCAAACAACGTGGTCGCAATCAATGTGCGGTGCACCTGGACAACTGGATTGTGTCGGACCAAGACGAAGCCGCTTTCGATTGGCTTAGTCAATCGGTAAAGCCGCCGCAATTCCAAAGCACGATTAGCTAA